One region of Oryza sativa Japonica Group chromosome 5, ASM3414082v1 genomic DNA includes:
- the LOC9267958 gene encoding mitogen-activated protein kinase 14 isoform X2, which translates to MVQTELFAANVFHRDLKPKNILANADCKLKICDFGLARVAFSDTPTAIFWTDYIATRWYRAPELCGSFFSKYTPAIDIWSIGCIFAELLTGKPLFPGKNVVHQLDIITDLLGTPSPETISRIRNEKARRYLNSMRRKKPIPFTQKFPNADPLAMRLLERMLAFDPKDRPSAEEALADPYFKNIANVDREPSAQPITKLEFEFERRRITKEDIRELIYREILEYHPKMLREFLEGTESTGFMYPSAVDHFKKQFAYLEEHYAKGSTAAPPERQHNSLPRPCVVYSDNRPQSTASVTEDLSRCLIRDNNLKSQDSASVGASRIPQGAAARPGKAVGSVLRYGNCSTSAAEQQYEQRRVVRNPAIAPNSSVPLGSSYPRRNQTCKSETGDVERIDSSQTGPPKPYVANKLPATVDGRSGHW; encoded by the exons ATGGTGCAAACCGAG CTTTTTGCAGCAAATGTATTTCATCGAGATCTCAAACCAAAAAATATCTTGGCGAATGCTGATTGTAAGCTCAAAATATGTGATTTCGGCCTTGCAAGGGTAGCTTTTAGTGATACTCCAACCGCCATCTTCTGGACG GATTATATTGCAACAAGGTGGTACCGAGCACCAGAGCTGTGTGGATCTTTTTTCTCCAAG TATACACCAGCAATAGATATATGGAGTATTGGCTGCATATTTGCCGAGCTTTTAACCGGAAAACCTCTTTTCCCTGGGAAGAATGTGGTTCATCAACTTGATATAATTACAGATCTACTAGGAACACCTTCTCCAGAAACAATATCTAGG ATTAGAAATGAGAAGGCAAGACGTTACTTGAACAGTATGAGGCGGAAAAAACCTATACCATTTACACAGAAGTTCCCAAATGCAGATCCACTTGCAATGCGGTTGTTAGAGAGAATGTTAGCTTTTGATCCAAAAGATCGGCCAAGTGCTGAGGAG GCGCTTGCTGATCCTTATTTCAAGAACATAGCCAATGTTGATAGAGAGCCTTCTGCTCAACCTATCACAAAGCTAGAGTTTGAGTTCGAGAGGCGGAGAATTACTAAGGAAGATATAAGGGAACTCATATATAGAGAAATTCTGGAGTATCATCCAAAGATGCTGAGGGAGTTCCTTGAGGGAACTGAGTCCACTGGTTTCATGTACCCAAG TGCAGTAGACCATTTTAAAAAACAGTTTGCATACCTTGAAGAACATTATGCCAAGGGATCAACAGCAGCTCCACCTGAGAGACAACATAACTCATTACCAAG GCCTTGTGTTGTCTATTCAGATAACCGGCCACAAAGCACAGCCAGTGTCACTGAGGATCTTTCCAGGTGTTTAATCAGAGACAACAATCTAAAATCACAGGATTCTGCTTCAGTCGGTGCAAGCAGAATCCCTCAAG GTGCTGCTGCAAGACCTGGTAAAGCAGTTGGTTCGGTGCTGCGTTACGGTAACTGTTCGACATCCGCTGCTGAGCAACAATATGAGCAGCGAAGGGTTGTTCGGAACCCAGCAATTGCTCCAAACAGCAGTGTTCCTCTGGGGAGCTCATACCCCAGAAGAAACCAGACCTGCAAGAGTGAAACAGGTGATGTTGAAAGGATCGATTCCAGCCAAACCGGTCCACCGAAGCCATATGTGGCGAACAAACTGCCTGCTACCGTCGATGGTCGGAGTGGCCACTGGTAA
- the LOC107278051 gene encoding uncharacterized protein produces MEAASSSGALPLPLPLLVHDLGTRSDDSQTQFSICNQALSTAAIELLRDFRCFETPQGWVLTLNPASLQTFLWRPQDSKKIDLPTAKQNFPRSGKCLLSGNPISSSSDCAVLVLDLDTPAMLVCKIGGSEWDSFSYELSMVSKNNKTLEVHMAKLQGIDAVAGKVYYTFSGDALGVIEFSLEVKLSTMDVDMVELPASMPNFSTVMRRAVSCGRLLPRPQPAQDRGGGGVQDGFLGAIRVVQGGRDR; encoded by the coding sequence ATGGAAGCTGCATCATCATCGGGAGCTCTGCCATTGCCGTTGCCATTGCTCGTCCATGATCTTGGAACCCGTAGCGATGACTCGCAGACGCAATTCAGCATCTGCAACCAAGCACTCAGCACTGCAGCCATCGAGCTACTGAGAGATTTCAGGTGCTTCGAGACTCCACAAGGCTGGGTACTCACTCTGAATCCTGCGTCACTGCAAACCTTCCTATGGCGACCTCAGGACAGCAAGAAGATCGATCTCCCAACGGCGAAACAGAACTTCCCTAGAAGCGGCAAGTGCCTCCTCTCCGGCAACCCAATCTCGTCGTCGTCAGATTGCGCCGTGTTGGTACTAGATCTTGACACCCCAGCGATGCTAGTCTGCAAGATCGGAGGCAGTGAATGGGATTCTTTCAGCTACGAGCTCTCCATGGTCAGCAAGAACAACAAGACCCTGGAGGTTCACATGGCCAAGCTTCAGGGCATCGATGCTGTTGCCGGCAAGGTGTACTACACATTCTCAGGAGACGCTCTCGGAGTAATCGAGTTCAGCCTGGAGGTAAAACTCTCTACCATGGATGTCGACATGGTTGAATTGCCTGCCAGTATGCCAAACTTCTCGACAGTCATGCGGCGAGCTGTTTCTTgtggtcgtcttcttcctcggcCACAACCTGCACAGGATCGCGGAGGTGGCGGTGTACAAGATGGATTTCTCGGGGCCATCAGAGTGGTGCAAGGTGGACGGGATCGGTGA
- the LOC9267958 gene encoding mitogen-activated protein kinase 14: MDFFTEYGEGNRYKIEEVIGKGSYGVVCSALDTHTGDKVAIKKINDIFEHVSDATRILREIKLLRLLRHPDIVEIKHILLPPSRREFKDIYVVFELMESDLHQVIKANDDLTPEHYQFFLYQLLRGLKYIHTANVFHRDLKPKNILANADCKLKICDFGLARVAFSDTPTAIFWTDYIATRWYRAPELCGSFFSKYTPAIDIWSIGCIFAELLTGKPLFPGKNVVHQLDIITDLLGTPSPETISRIRNEKARRYLNSMRRKKPIPFTQKFPNADPLAMRLLERMLAFDPKDRPSAEEALADPYFKNIANVDREPSAQPITKLEFEFERRRITKEDIRELIYREILEYHPKMLREFLEGTESTGFMYPSAVDHFKKQFAYLEEHYAKGSTAAPPERQHNSLPRPCVVYSDNRPQSTASVTEDLSRCLIRDNNLKSQDSASVGASRIPQGAAARPGKAVGSVLRYGNCSTSAAEQQYEQRRVVRNPAIAPNSSVPLGSSYPRRNQTCKSETGDVERIDSSQTGPPKPYVANKLPATVDGRSGHW; this comes from the exons ATGGATTTTTTCACCGAGTACGGTGAGGGAAACAGGTACAAGATAGAAGAGGTTATAGGAAAAGGGAGTTATGGTGTGGTTTGCTCTGCTTTGGACACTCACACCGGTGATAAAGTTGCTATCAAGAAAATCAATGACATCTTTGAGCATGTGTCCGATGCAACACGGATACTTCGCGAGATCAAGTTGCTTAGACTCCTGCGACATCCGGATATCGTGGAAATTAAGCATATTCTACTTCCTCCATCAAGGAGAGAATTCAAGGATATCTACGTTGTTTTTGAACTCATGGAGTCTGATTTGCACCAAGTTATAAAGGCCAACGATGACTTGACTCCTGAACACTACCAGTTTTTCTTGTATCAGTTGCTCCGAGGACTGAAATATATACACACAG CAAATGTATTTCATCGAGATCTCAAACCAAAAAATATCTTGGCGAATGCTGATTGTAAGCTCAAAATATGTGATTTCGGCCTTGCAAGGGTAGCTTTTAGTGATACTCCAACCGCCATCTTCTGGACG GATTATATTGCAACAAGGTGGTACCGAGCACCAGAGCTGTGTGGATCTTTTTTCTCCAAG TATACACCAGCAATAGATATATGGAGTATTGGCTGCATATTTGCCGAGCTTTTAACCGGAAAACCTCTTTTCCCTGGGAAGAATGTGGTTCATCAACTTGATATAATTACAGATCTACTAGGAACACCTTCTCCAGAAACAATATCTAGG ATTAGAAATGAGAAGGCAAGACGTTACTTGAACAGTATGAGGCGGAAAAAACCTATACCATTTACACAGAAGTTCCCAAATGCAGATCCACTTGCAATGCGGTTGTTAGAGAGAATGTTAGCTTTTGATCCAAAAGATCGGCCAAGTGCTGAGGAG GCGCTTGCTGATCCTTATTTCAAGAACATAGCCAATGTTGATAGAGAGCCTTCTGCTCAACCTATCACAAAGCTAGAGTTTGAGTTCGAGAGGCGGAGAATTACTAAGGAAGATATAAGGGAACTCATATATAGAGAAATTCTGGAGTATCATCCAAAGATGCTGAGGGAGTTCCTTGAGGGAACTGAGTCCACTGGTTTCATGTACCCAAG TGCAGTAGACCATTTTAAAAAACAGTTTGCATACCTTGAAGAACATTATGCCAAGGGATCAACAGCAGCTCCACCTGAGAGACAACATAACTCATTACCAAG GCCTTGTGTTGTCTATTCAGATAACCGGCCACAAAGCACAGCCAGTGTCACTGAGGATCTTTCCAGGTGTTTAATCAGAGACAACAATCTAAAATCACAGGATTCTGCTTCAGTCGGTGCAAGCAGAATCCCTCAAG GTGCTGCTGCAAGACCTGGTAAAGCAGTTGGTTCGGTGCTGCGTTACGGTAACTGTTCGACATCCGCTGCTGAGCAACAATATGAGCAGCGAAGGGTTGTTCGGAACCCAGCAATTGCTCCAAACAGCAGTGTTCCTCTGGGGAGCTCATACCCCAGAAGAAACCAGACCTGCAAGAGTGAAACAGGTGATGTTGAAAGGATCGATTCCAGCCAAACCGGTCCACCGAAGCCATATGTGGCGAACAAACTGCCTGCTACCGTCGATGGTCGGAGTGGCCACTGGTAA
- the LOC4337775 gene encoding uncharacterized protein isoform X1, with product MVGDLSSLLAAASSASPVVLAPSKELHGVHLPMPLQGKRPPLQPQDAAVHIEAAAAAAAAAFQGQVMVPGHAHAGAPAAFQAFAVPDMAALIDVQADSHPDSVQLSLGIAEQCSRQEKILKFLRSGSDVKELDVSLLTELTGHQTLPINLGTQPYIPDDKLSALPISMASQPYIPDDKLSIYEFELDEPQQYLPENQLVIPDPLVEFFQSHGSALTIDQNRRILFNGNGDDMRYLLSIVLAFNMSKREISSCKTAYLVPYFERKRRSRASSHASNSKLASTAVDASKSTANGKSKSSSRKKQKSKNIKERDLYPKNYFHASEAFLSMLLDKDNSSSTIHSLKKAGPEISELLTKCSIGIAGTGLAVLLSVVCKMATGMKSPIAATRLVNTGVGLGLFWLSWAVNGLRDTITSIFRSPGDMNLKDEEVAVRIQKSMNDILFRAITILAITAFKFA from the exons ATGGTGGGcgacctctcctccctcctcgccgccgcctcctccgcctcccccgtCGTCCTCGCGCCATCAAAG GAGCTCCATGGCGTGCACTTGCCGATGCCGCTCCAGGGGAAGAggccgccgctgcagccgcaGGACGCTGCCGTCCAcatcgaggccgccgccgccgccgccgccgccgccttccaggGGCAGGTGATGGTGCCCGGCCACGCGCATGCCGGCGCTCCCGCCGCCTTCCAGGCCTTCGCTGTGCCCGACATGGCCGCGCTCATCGACGTCCAAG CAGACTCTCACCCTGACTCAGTTCAACTTAGCCTTGGGATTGCCGAGCAATGCTCAAGGCAGGAGAAAATCCTGAAATTTCTAAGGTCAGGGTCCGATGTGAAAGAACTTGATGTATCTTTACTGACTGAACTTACGGGGCATCAAACTCTGCCAATCAACTTGGGTACTCAACCATACATCCCTGATGATAAGTTATCAGCTCTTCCAATCAGCATGGCCAGTCAACCATATATCCCTGACGATAAGTTATCTATCTATGAGTTTGAATTGGATGAGCCCCAGCAGTATCTACCAGAAAATCAACTTGTCATCCCTGATCCTCTTGTGGAGTTTTTCCAGTCCCATGGTTCTGCCCTTACCATAGATCAAAACAGGAGAATCCTCTTCAATGGAAATGGAGATGATATGAGATATTTACTTTCGATTGTCTTGGCATTCAATATGTCTAAACGAGAAATAAGCAGTTGCAAGACAGCATATCTAGTTCCATATTTTGAAAG GAAAAGGCGATCCCGAGCAAGCAGCCATGCATCCAATTCAAAATTAGCAAGCACAGCAGTTGATGCTTCAAAAAG CACTGCAAATGGGAAGTCAAAatcttcatcaaggaagaagcaGAAGAGTAAAAATATTAAAGAACGTGACCTGTACCCGAAGAACTATTTCCATGCTAGTGAAGCATTTTTATCTATGCTCCTGGACAAGGACAATAGCAGCTCAACAATTCATTCACTGAAAAAAGCTGGTCCTGAGATCAGTGAACTGCTGACAAAATGCTCTATTGGCATCGCTGGAACTGGCTTGGCTGTTCTTCTCTCAGTTGTGTGCAAGATGGCTACCGGTATGAAGAGTCCTATTGCTGCTACGCGGCTGGTGAACACTGGTGTTGGACTTGGGCTCTTTTGGCTCTCCTGGGCAGTAAACGGATTGCGAGACACAATTACTAGCATATTTAGAAGCCCAGGTGACATGAACTTGAAGGACGAAGAGGTTGCAGTCAGAATACAAAAGAGCATGAACGACATTCTCTTCAGAGCTATCACTATATTGGCAATCACTGCTTTTAAGTTTGCGTAA
- the LOC9267958 gene encoding mitogen-activated protein kinase 14 isoform X1 yields MIQTPSEMDFFTEYGEGNRYKIEEVIGKGSYGVVCSALDTHTGDKVAIKKINDIFEHVSDATRILREIKLLRLLRHPDIVEIKHILLPPSRREFKDIYVVFELMESDLHQVIKANDDLTPEHYQFFLYQLLRGLKYIHTANVFHRDLKPKNILANADCKLKICDFGLARVAFSDTPTAIFWTDYIATRWYRAPELCGSFFSKYTPAIDIWSIGCIFAELLTGKPLFPGKNVVHQLDIITDLLGTPSPETISRIRNEKARRYLNSMRRKKPIPFTQKFPNADPLAMRLLERMLAFDPKDRPSAEEALADPYFKNIANVDREPSAQPITKLEFEFERRRITKEDIRELIYREILEYHPKMLREFLEGTESTGFMYPSAVDHFKKQFAYLEEHYAKGSTAAPPERQHNSLPRPCVVYSDNRPQSTASVTEDLSRCLIRDNNLKSQDSASVGASRIPQGAAARPGKAVGSVLRYGNCSTSAAEQQYEQRRVVRNPAIAPNSSVPLGSSYPRRNQTCKSETGDVERIDSSQTGPPKPYVANKLPATVDGRSGHW; encoded by the exons ATGATTCAGACACCTTCTGAGATGGATTTTTTCACCGAGTACGGTGAGGGAAACAGGTACAAGATAGAAGAGGTTATAGGAAAAGGGAGTTATGGTGTGGTTTGCTCTGCTTTGGACACTCACACCGGTGATAAAGTTGCTATCAAGAAAATCAATGACATCTTTGAGCATGTGTCCGATGCAACACGGATACTTCGCGAGATCAAGTTGCTTAGACTCCTGCGACATCCGGATATCGTGGAAATTAAGCATATTCTACTTCCTCCATCAAGGAGAGAATTCAAGGATATCTACGTTGTTTTTGAACTCATGGAGTCTGATTTGCACCAAGTTATAAAGGCCAACGATGACTTGACTCCTGAACACTACCAGTTTTTCTTGTATCAGTTGCTCCGAGGACTGAAATATATACACACAG CAAATGTATTTCATCGAGATCTCAAACCAAAAAATATCTTGGCGAATGCTGATTGTAAGCTCAAAATATGTGATTTCGGCCTTGCAAGGGTAGCTTTTAGTGATACTCCAACCGCCATCTTCTGGACG GATTATATTGCAACAAGGTGGTACCGAGCACCAGAGCTGTGTGGATCTTTTTTCTCCAAG TATACACCAGCAATAGATATATGGAGTATTGGCTGCATATTTGCCGAGCTTTTAACCGGAAAACCTCTTTTCCCTGGGAAGAATGTGGTTCATCAACTTGATATAATTACAGATCTACTAGGAACACCTTCTCCAGAAACAATATCTAGG ATTAGAAATGAGAAGGCAAGACGTTACTTGAACAGTATGAGGCGGAAAAAACCTATACCATTTACACAGAAGTTCCCAAATGCAGATCCACTTGCAATGCGGTTGTTAGAGAGAATGTTAGCTTTTGATCCAAAAGATCGGCCAAGTGCTGAGGAG GCGCTTGCTGATCCTTATTTCAAGAACATAGCCAATGTTGATAGAGAGCCTTCTGCTCAACCTATCACAAAGCTAGAGTTTGAGTTCGAGAGGCGGAGAATTACTAAGGAAGATATAAGGGAACTCATATATAGAGAAATTCTGGAGTATCATCCAAAGATGCTGAGGGAGTTCCTTGAGGGAACTGAGTCCACTGGTTTCATGTACCCAAG TGCAGTAGACCATTTTAAAAAACAGTTTGCATACCTTGAAGAACATTATGCCAAGGGATCAACAGCAGCTCCACCTGAGAGACAACATAACTCATTACCAAG GCCTTGTGTTGTCTATTCAGATAACCGGCCACAAAGCACAGCCAGTGTCACTGAGGATCTTTCCAGGTGTTTAATCAGAGACAACAATCTAAAATCACAGGATTCTGCTTCAGTCGGTGCAAGCAGAATCCCTCAAG GTGCTGCTGCAAGACCTGGTAAAGCAGTTGGTTCGGTGCTGCGTTACGGTAACTGTTCGACATCCGCTGCTGAGCAACAATATGAGCAGCGAAGGGTTGTTCGGAACCCAGCAATTGCTCCAAACAGCAGTGTTCCTCTGGGGAGCTCATACCCCAGAAGAAACCAGACCTGCAAGAGTGAAACAGGTGATGTTGAAAGGATCGATTCCAGCCAAACCGGTCCACCGAAGCCATATGTGGCGAACAAACTGCCTGCTACCGTCGATGGTCGGAGTGGCCACTGGTAA
- the LOC4337776 gene encoding DNA replication complex GINS protein SLD5: protein MSSWEDDDSAAAAAAAAAASTDVELLKRAWRNEKASPEILRFDSPLVSRVREQIQLLEETLDDFGESGVDDLVVSLYQMDLDRTLFLLRSYLRLRLQKIEKYMMHISKSEDLLSRLSQQEQRFAKSCTEMMEKHLEQSVLSKLPYGYDSVTRQSLSSTEDDMVPEPQLDTFVFCKTKSDVGAFQLDDIGEEVVDLVADDLYVLRYKSIKGLVESGQIDLI from the exons ATGTCCTCCTGGGAAGACGACGactcggccgcggccgccgcggcggcggcggcggcgagcactgACGTGGAGCTTCTCAAGCGAGCGTGGCGCAACGAGAAGGCGTCTCCGGAGATCCTTCGCTTCGACTCTCCCCTCGTCTCCCGCGTCCGCGAGCAGATCCAGCTCCTC GAGGAGACGCTGGATGACTTCGGCGAGAGCGGCGTCGACGACCTGGTGGTGTCGCTCTACCAGATGGATCTCGATCGCAcgctcttcctcctccgatcctacctccgcctccgcctacAAAAG ATTGAGAAGTACATGATGCACATCTCCAAGTCTGAAGATCTCTTGAGCCGGCTGTCGCAGCAGGAGCAGCGATTTGCGAAGAG TTGTACGGAGATGATGGAGAAGCATCTCGAGCAGTCAGTGCTGTCGAAGCTTCCATACGGGTATGACTCCGTCACGAGGCAATCATTGTCGAGCACGGAGGATGACATGG TTCCAGAGCCTCAGCTTGACACCTTTGTCTTCTGCAAAACCAAGAGTGACGTAGGAGCATTCCAGCTAGATGATAT AGGGGAGGAGGTTGTGGACTTAGTTGCTGATGATTTGTATGTCCTCCGGTACAAGTCCATCAAGGGCCTTGTTGAGAGTGGGCAAATCGACCTTATTTGA
- the LOC4337775 gene encoding uncharacterized protein isoform X2, translating to MVGDLSSLLAAASSASPVVLAPSKELHGVHLPMPLQGKRPPLQPQDAAVHIEAAAAAAAAAFQGQVMVPGHAHAGAPAAFQAFAVPDMAALIDVQDSHPDSVQLSLGIAEQCSRQEKILKFLRSGSDVKELDVSLLTELTGHQTLPINLGTQPYIPDDKLSALPISMASQPYIPDDKLSIYEFELDEPQQYLPENQLVIPDPLVEFFQSHGSALTIDQNRRILFNGNGDDMRYLLSIVLAFNMSKREISSCKTAYLVPYFERKRRSRASSHASNSKLASTAVDASKSTANGKSKSSSRKKQKSKNIKERDLYPKNYFHASEAFLSMLLDKDNSSSTIHSLKKAGPEISELLTKCSIGIAGTGLAVLLSVVCKMATGMKSPIAATRLVNTGVGLGLFWLSWAVNGLRDTITSIFRSPGDMNLKDEEVAVRIQKSMNDILFRAITILAITAFKFA from the exons ATGGTGGGcgacctctcctccctcctcgccgccgcctcctccgcctcccccgtCGTCCTCGCGCCATCAAAG GAGCTCCATGGCGTGCACTTGCCGATGCCGCTCCAGGGGAAGAggccgccgctgcagccgcaGGACGCTGCCGTCCAcatcgaggccgccgccgccgccgccgccgccgccttccaggGGCAGGTGATGGTGCCCGGCCACGCGCATGCCGGCGCTCCCGCCGCCTTCCAGGCCTTCGCTGTGCCCGACATGGCCGCGCTCATCGACGTCCAAG ACTCTCACCCTGACTCAGTTCAACTTAGCCTTGGGATTGCCGAGCAATGCTCAAGGCAGGAGAAAATCCTGAAATTTCTAAGGTCAGGGTCCGATGTGAAAGAACTTGATGTATCTTTACTGACTGAACTTACGGGGCATCAAACTCTGCCAATCAACTTGGGTACTCAACCATACATCCCTGATGATAAGTTATCAGCTCTTCCAATCAGCATGGCCAGTCAACCATATATCCCTGACGATAAGTTATCTATCTATGAGTTTGAATTGGATGAGCCCCAGCAGTATCTACCAGAAAATCAACTTGTCATCCCTGATCCTCTTGTGGAGTTTTTCCAGTCCCATGGTTCTGCCCTTACCATAGATCAAAACAGGAGAATCCTCTTCAATGGAAATGGAGATGATATGAGATATTTACTTTCGATTGTCTTGGCATTCAATATGTCTAAACGAGAAATAAGCAGTTGCAAGACAGCATATCTAGTTCCATATTTTGAAAG GAAAAGGCGATCCCGAGCAAGCAGCCATGCATCCAATTCAAAATTAGCAAGCACAGCAGTTGATGCTTCAAAAAG CACTGCAAATGGGAAGTCAAAatcttcatcaaggaagaagcaGAAGAGTAAAAATATTAAAGAACGTGACCTGTACCCGAAGAACTATTTCCATGCTAGTGAAGCATTTTTATCTATGCTCCTGGACAAGGACAATAGCAGCTCAACAATTCATTCACTGAAAAAAGCTGGTCCTGAGATCAGTGAACTGCTGACAAAATGCTCTATTGGCATCGCTGGAACTGGCTTGGCTGTTCTTCTCTCAGTTGTGTGCAAGATGGCTACCGGTATGAAGAGTCCTATTGCTGCTACGCGGCTGGTGAACACTGGTGTTGGACTTGGGCTCTTTTGGCTCTCCTGGGCAGTAAACGGATTGCGAGACACAATTACTAGCATATTTAGAAGCCCAGGTGACATGAACTTGAAGGACGAAGAGGTTGCAGTCAGAATACAAAAGAGCATGAACGACATTCTCTTCAGAGCTATCACTATATTGGCAATCACTGCTTTTAAGTTTGCGTAA
- the LOC4337778 gene encoding salt stress-induced protein-like, with amino-acid sequence MEGLAKIGPWGGDGGDPQDIALGAGAAPHRLVSIEVRSGGAIDALSFTYAAIDGAKHAAGPWGGSGGEKHKVKLGEAERVTEVSGTLGPWGPHACVVRSLAFVTSAGKTHGPFGEEVGGAAFRVPVKGGGRVVGFFARSGWLLDAVGVYVHP; translated from the coding sequence atggaggggCTCGCCAAGATCGGTCcatggggcggcgacggcggcgacccgcAGGACATCGccctcggcgccggcgcggcgccgcaCCGCCTGGTGAGCATCGAGGtcaggagcggcggcgccatcgacgCGCTGTCCTTCACCTACGCTGCCATCGACGGCGCGAAGCACGCCGCCGGGCCGTGGGGCGGCTCCGGCGGGGAGAAGCACAAGGTGAAGCTCGGCGAGGCGGAGCGCGTCACGGAGGTCTCCGGGACGCTCGGGCCGTGGGGCCCCCACGCGTGCGTCGTCAGGTCGCTGGCGTTCGTCACCAGCGCCGGGAAGACGCACGGGCCGTtcggcgaggaggtcggcggcgcggcgttccGCGTGCCGGTGaagggcggcggccgcgtcgtcgGCTTCTTCGCGCGGTCTGGGTGGCTGCTCGACGCCGTCGGCGTCTACGTGCACCCGTGA